One Sporichthyaceae bacterium DNA segment encodes these proteins:
- the mobF gene encoding MobF family relaxase, with protein sequence MAQVQFSYHADGRERPLRWVGSGLEAFGIAPGSELTPDQFDAARALMAGCDPRSGQRLVAPKLAVLDGAKLPLPPLLQALRAAAGQRDVGLGEMFAAPKDRAAIMRAERAVARSGDGARLRADEAGHLAEAAGLDPGQVWGTDAYRSALGNLTHSRVQLAPDGSRTEVLVPRRAVVGNLGYDISFTLPKSHSLLLAFADEATAHRIEAVYDAAVADTFAWLESSTCYGMRGKHGEGRTAQTVQGNGFAGWAMTHRAARPIGDAVVGDPHWHVHVTIANLTRGGDGKWSTVGAGGRDLMRHAPAVDHVLKALVRRELSDSFGVSFQRSERTGAWEVTAIPDATLVAFSKRGASIAGLLTDLGFDPDTASRRAQDLAAAQSRQHKSHATAAPDATLRQIWQDQARAQGVDPVALAATALPGRLPQRLPEEQTTLAVVVDRLLDPESGLTATGRRFTRADALAAVADALPHGAGTITEIEGLTDKALAHPQFLALPAAGAEIAEHAGIVSNGPRHLLDASHMTNAARWSTADVFAAEQVILRAAAGRARGAACVGMDAAGMAISAVEATAGHRLSHEQASAVLRLTASDRALDAVLGAPGTGKTTMLAAARTAWDSEGFVVAGAATAAVAAANLQVESGIASRTLAQWLHRIDTGPGLAGVDVLVLDEANLTDDRARAALYTKAARTGTKVVEVGDPQQLRGVGCGSLFGRVHAMVDGPVLTENHRQRDADERAAITAWREGRPLESLESWAARGRIVAADTPDAAVAGLLAKWMHERVGAPDAHTEIASVVMLAATNLSVERLNTAAQAVRAATGELGHGRTYNLEGGRDLLLHEGDHVLIRLNDRNQRMHEGPDVLNGYRGVVEHIGAAGRLAVAWRKAGPDGPQVQRAVLDPGFIASGGLSLGYAMTVHKAEGLTVGSGWARPDGTSGGGVVLVHAAGMDPAALHVATTRHRERVLLFAAPGQLEQPPGAAWDRSVDPVERVVSALAQQAGADRGSPNDVPLHDDLGRTASPTSGAAPVPEPAADSAAERRELMARLELNQLADQMREAWTAHADTAGELARAETQLSIARDWAARCEHDAHKLADSTARLAEARQAAEAARAVGEPAAARIAGRTTGLREQIHAAWAREYEPARAAAADYLAGPGRLGMNQRRVNRAEDTLHRWAAQWRHLHPGLDTTRLAWQASLHPANHDHILSRSFAARVAEQAHLELPGEHAAAAAAKAATKHAETVAAENRQLDSHQAMRRLSPPGLERLHRDPARAVVQATDTHLRATEAHTSATARITQLREHPIVQAQPDPEHWIENLHTGWSAARTVAAALQRAARAAERAVEPDHSYYRSHHHDLHREGPNLGL encoded by the coding sequence GTGGCGCAGGTGCAGTTCTCCTACCACGCCGATGGCCGGGAACGTCCGCTGCGTTGGGTGGGGTCTGGCCTGGAGGCGTTCGGGATCGCGCCGGGATCGGAGCTGACCCCCGACCAGTTCGACGCGGCGCGGGCCTTGATGGCCGGGTGCGACCCGAGGAGCGGACAGCGGCTGGTCGCCCCCAAGTTGGCGGTCTTGGACGGAGCGAAGCTGCCGCTGCCCCCGCTCCTGCAGGCACTGCGCGCCGCTGCGGGGCAGCGAGACGTCGGCTTGGGGGAAATGTTCGCGGCCCCGAAGGACCGGGCCGCGATCATGCGGGCCGAACGGGCCGTGGCCCGCTCAGGCGACGGGGCGCGCTTGCGGGCGGACGAGGCCGGGCACCTGGCCGAGGCCGCGGGACTGGACCCGGGCCAGGTGTGGGGAACCGACGCCTACCGCAGCGCCCTGGGAAACCTGACCCACAGCCGCGTGCAGCTCGCGCCGGACGGCAGCCGCACGGAGGTTCTGGTCCCGCGCCGGGCAGTGGTCGGCAACCTGGGTTACGACATCTCCTTCACCCTGCCGAAGTCGCACTCGCTGCTGCTCGCCTTCGCCGATGAGGCCACCGCGCATCGGATCGAGGCGGTCTACGACGCCGCGGTGGCCGACACGTTCGCCTGGTTGGAGTCGAGCACCTGCTACGGGATGCGCGGCAAGCACGGCGAGGGGCGCACCGCGCAAACTGTCCAGGGCAACGGGTTCGCTGGATGGGCCATGACCCACCGGGCCGCCCGACCGATCGGGGACGCGGTCGTGGGGGACCCGCACTGGCATGTGCACGTCACCATTGCGAACCTGACCCGCGGCGGCGACGGGAAGTGGTCGACGGTGGGCGCGGGCGGCCGGGACCTGATGCGGCATGCACCGGCCGTGGACCACGTGCTGAAGGCGCTGGTCCGCCGGGAACTGTCCGACAGTTTCGGGGTCAGCTTCCAGCGATCGGAACGGACCGGGGCGTGGGAGGTCACCGCGATCCCGGACGCGACACTGGTCGCGTTCTCCAAGCGGGGTGCCTCGATCGCAGGACTGCTCACCGACCTGGGTTTCGACCCGGACACGGCCTCCCGGCGGGCGCAGGACCTGGCCGCGGCGCAGAGCAGGCAGCACAAGTCCCACGCGACCGCAGCGCCGGACGCGACGCTGCGCCAGATCTGGCAGGACCAGGCCCGCGCTCAGGGTGTCGACCCGGTCGCCCTGGCCGCCACCGCGCTGCCGGGCCGATTGCCGCAACGGTTGCCGGAGGAGCAGACAACGCTTGCCGTGGTGGTCGATCGGCTGCTGGACCCCGAATCCGGGCTCACCGCGACCGGGCGCCGCTTCACCCGCGCCGACGCGCTGGCCGCGGTCGCCGACGCCCTGCCGCACGGCGCTGGCACCATCACCGAGATCGAAGGCCTGACCGACAAGGCGCTGGCCCACCCGCAGTTCCTCGCCCTGCCCGCGGCCGGTGCCGAGATCGCCGAGCATGCCGGGATCGTGAGCAACGGGCCGCGGCACCTGCTCGACGCCTCGCACATGACAAACGCTGCCCGCTGGAGCACTGCCGATGTGTTCGCGGCCGAACAGGTCATCCTGCGCGCCGCCGCCGGAAGGGCCCGCGGTGCGGCGTGCGTGGGCATGGACGCGGCGGGCATGGCGATTTCAGCCGTGGAGGCCACTGCGGGACACCGGTTGTCCCACGAGCAGGCGTCTGCGGTGCTGCGCCTTACGGCGTCGGACCGGGCCTTGGACGCCGTGCTCGGAGCCCCGGGAACTGGCAAGACCACCATGCTCGCCGCCGCCCGGACCGCCTGGGACTCGGAAGGTTTTGTGGTCGCCGGGGCCGCGACCGCCGCCGTCGCCGCGGCGAACCTGCAGGTCGAGTCCGGAATCGCCTCGCGCACCCTGGCCCAGTGGCTGCACCGGATCGACACCGGCCCAGGGCTGGCCGGGGTGGACGTACTGGTGCTGGACGAGGCCAACCTGACCGATGACCGGGCCCGCGCCGCCCTGTACACCAAGGCGGCTCGCACGGGCACCAAGGTCGTGGAGGTCGGGGACCCGCAGCAGCTACGCGGAGTCGGCTGCGGGTCCCTGTTCGGCCGGGTCCACGCCATGGTCGACGGCCCGGTACTGACCGAGAACCACCGCCAACGCGACGCCGACGAACGCGCCGCGATCACCGCCTGGCGCGAAGGACGGCCCCTGGAGTCGCTGGAATCATGGGCCGCACGTGGCCGGATCGTCGCCGCGGACACCCCCGACGCTGCGGTTGCGGGACTGCTCGCGAAATGGATGCACGAACGCGTCGGGGCCCCGGATGCGCACACCGAGATCGCCTCCGTGGTCATGCTCGCCGCGACCAACCTGAGCGTCGAGCGACTAAACACCGCCGCCCAGGCCGTACGGGCCGCGACCGGGGAACTCGGCCACGGGCGCACCTACAACCTCGAGGGTGGCCGGGACCTGTTGCTGCACGAGGGTGATCACGTGCTGATCCGCCTGAACGACCGTAATCAGCGGATGCATGAAGGCCCCGACGTGCTGAACGGGTATCGGGGCGTGGTCGAGCACATCGGAGCCGCTGGGCGCCTGGCGGTGGCATGGCGCAAGGCTGGGCCCGACGGTCCGCAGGTCCAGCGCGCCGTCCTCGATCCGGGTTTCATCGCGAGCGGTGGCCTGTCGCTGGGCTACGCGATGACCGTGCACAAGGCCGAGGGCCTGACCGTCGGCTCCGGCTGGGCCCGACCCGACGGCACGTCAGGCGGCGGGGTGGTTCTGGTCCACGCCGCCGGCATGGACCCTGCAGCGCTGCACGTGGCCACCACCCGCCACCGCGAACGCGTGCTGCTCTTCGCCGCCCCCGGACAACTCGAACAACCGCCTGGCGCGGCCTGGGACCGTTCGGTGGATCCGGTCGAGCGGGTCGTCAGTGCACTGGCGCAGCAGGCCGGCGCCGACCGCGGCAGCCCGAATGATGTCCCCCTGCACGACGACCTCGGCCGCACCGCGTCGCCCACCTCGGGTGCTGCGCCAGTGCCGGAACCCGCTGCCGATTCAGCCGCGGAACGGCGGGAACTCATGGCCCGACTCGAACTGAACCAGCTCGCCGACCAGATGCGGGAAGCCTGGACCGCACACGCCGACACCGCCGGCGAACTGGCGCGCGCCGAAACGCAACTGTCCATCGCTCGCGACTGGGCCGCCCGGTGCGAACACGACGCACACAAACTCGCAGACAGCACCGCCCGGCTGGCCGAAGCCCGCCAGGCAGCCGAGGCCGCCAGGGCCGTGGGCGAACCCGCCGCTGCCCGCATCGCCGGACGCACCACCGGGCTGCGCGAACAGATCCACGCCGCCTGGGCCCGGGAGTACGAACCCGCGCGCGCCGCCGCCGCCGACTACCTGGCCGGGCCCGGACGGCTCGGGATGAACCAACGCCGTGTGAACCGGGCCGAGGACACCCTGCACCGGTGGGCCGCCCAATGGCGCCACCTGCACCCCGGCCTCGACACCACCCGCCTGGCCTGGCAGGCCAGCCTGCACCCGGCCAACCACGACCACATCCTCAGCCGCTCGTTCGCCGCCCGCGTCGCCGAACAGGCCCACCTCGAGCTACCCGGCGAACACGCCGCCGCCGCAGCCGCCAAGGCGGCGACCAAGCACGCCGAGACGGTGGCCGCCGAAAACCGACAACTGGACAGCCACCAGGCGATGCGCCGACTCTCCCCGCCCGGGCTCGAGCGATTGCACCGCGACCCCGCCCGCGCGGTGGTACAAGCCACAGACACCCACCTGCGCGCCACCGAAGCGCACACGTCGGCCACTGCTCGGATCACCCAACTGCGAGAGCACCCGATCGTGCAGGCACAACCGGACCCCGAGCACTGGATCGAGAACCTGCACACGGGATGGAGCGCCGCCCGCACCGTCGCCGCCGCCCTGCAACGGGCGGCCCGCGCCGCCGAACGCGCCGTCGAACCCGACCACAGCTACTACCGGTCCCATCACCACGACCTGCACCGCGAAGGACCCAACCTCGGCCTTTGA
- a CDS encoding helix-turn-helix domain-containing protein: MTALALAPFQPDESDISAAVEALPHIKDYLASHTGSVVRLVVPDDPQETLSVPRGAVELLARVLAHMAAGQGVSVVPAHAELTTQQAAELLNVSRPFLIGLLDGGDIEYRKVGKHRRIKAASLMTYMARDDHERREAADELTRLNQEMGLL; this comes from the coding sequence ATGACGGCGTTGGCGCTCGCGCCCTTTCAGCCCGACGAGAGCGACATCAGCGCGGCCGTCGAGGCGTTGCCCCACATCAAGGACTACTTGGCCTCTCACACCGGCAGCGTCGTTCGGCTCGTCGTCCCGGACGACCCGCAGGAGACGCTGAGCGTGCCACGTGGCGCTGTGGAACTCCTCGCTCGCGTGCTCGCCCATATGGCTGCCGGGCAGGGTGTCTCGGTCGTGCCCGCGCATGCCGAGCTCACCACCCAGCAGGCGGCTGAACTGCTCAACGTCAGTCGGCCGTTCCTCATTGGTCTGCTGGACGGCGGCGACATCGAGTACCGCAAGGTCGGCAAGCATCGTCGGATCAAGGCCGCGTCCCTGATGACCTACATGGCGCGCGACGACCACGAGCGACGTGAGGCTGCCGACGAGCTGACCCGGTTGAACCAAGAGATGGGCCTGCTCTGA
- a CDS encoding branched-chain amino acid ABC transporter permease codes for MSIHLTLWKQVLVLGVAEAGLYALLPIALVLSYRVSRTIAFVHGGIAASAALLYWWFVFNIETVPGTRPELPPFVGLLVVVAIGALLGAAYGLATTHPKVAALPRMTLTVISLGAMMTALGVFSTTLAVPPDSIPPSPFNFGRITIAGVVLTPLRTGTIVIAVVLVVALAVFLNMSRTGRHLQAIADDPEPASWCGVKVGRITTGIHTGAGAVSALAGALIAAQSGPDPINLIIFLLRGLAVAIVGGLMSLPIALIASFVLALVQTGLVVGVIGTSAGASFDIGRQELLLNLILLVMILGVARLRPQQFYLLDRQSL; via the coding sequence ATGAGTATCCACCTCACGCTGTGGAAGCAGGTGCTGGTGCTCGGCGTCGCCGAGGCCGGTCTGTACGCCCTGCTGCCGATCGCGTTGGTGCTCTCCTACCGAGTGAGCCGGACGATCGCGTTCGTCCACGGCGGGATCGCGGCCTCGGCAGCGTTGCTGTACTGGTGGTTCGTCTTCAACATCGAGACGGTCCCCGGGACCCGGCCGGAGCTGCCGCCGTTCGTCGGGCTGTTGGTGGTGGTGGCGATCGGTGCCCTGCTCGGCGCTGCCTACGGGTTGGCGACCACACACCCGAAGGTCGCTGCCCTGCCCCGCATGACGCTGACCGTGATCTCGCTCGGCGCGATGATGACTGCGCTCGGCGTCTTCTCGACGACGTTGGCGGTGCCGCCCGACTCGATCCCGCCGAGCCCGTTCAACTTCGGGCGCATCACTATCGCCGGCGTGGTGCTGACCCCGCTGCGAACGGGCACGATCGTGATCGCGGTGGTGCTCGTCGTCGCGCTGGCGGTGTTTCTCAACATGTCCCGGACCGGGCGCCACCTGCAGGCGATCGCCGACGACCCCGAGCCGGCTTCCTGGTGCGGGGTCAAGGTCGGTCGGATAACCACAGGCATCCACACCGGCGCCGGGGCGGTCTCGGCGCTGGCCGGGGCCCTGATCGCGGCGCAGTCCGGCCCGGACCCGATCAACCTGATCATCTTCCTGCTCCGCGGTCTGGCGGTCGCGATCGTCGGTGGGCTGATGAGCCTGCCGATCGCGTTGATCGCCTCGTTCGTCCTCGCCCTGGTGCAGACCGGCCTGGTGGTGGGGGTGATCGGCACTTCCGCCGGAGCGTCGTTCGACATCGGTCGCCAGGAATTGCTGCTCAACCTGATCCTGCTGGTGATGATCCTTGGCGTCGCCCGCCTGCGCCCGCAGCAGTTCTACCTGCTCGATCGGCAGTCCTTATGA
- a CDS encoding PadR family transcriptional regulator, producing MPRLTATSYAVLALLARTPYSAYDLTGEIKASLAQCLPRSATLLYREPKNLVAHGFAEVEIQLKGRQKRAVYSITESGRSALAQWLASPPAAPVFESEAVVRAVFGHLGSRADLVSSLETLENQVRDLAQAGFGSIPGGLDRCPVSAEHVADQELVADLYTDLYALLIDWSRRARESVQARPEQWPDGAEQAALDRLRKVLGGAPRSRVDTLPANHRIPGVFPTDAAMPNS from the coding sequence ATGCCCCGCCTGACAGCCACGTCGTATGCGGTGCTGGCCCTGCTGGCCCGCACGCCCTACTCGGCCTATGACCTGACCGGGGAGATCAAGGCGTCGCTGGCGCAATGCCTGCCGCGGTCGGCAACCTTGCTCTACCGCGAGCCGAAAAACCTCGTGGCGCATGGTTTCGCCGAGGTCGAGATCCAGCTGAAGGGGCGTCAGAAACGCGCCGTGTACTCGATAACCGAGTCCGGGCGCAGCGCGTTGGCGCAGTGGTTGGCCTCGCCTCCGGCCGCGCCGGTGTTCGAGTCCGAGGCGGTGGTCCGCGCCGTGTTCGGGCACCTCGGCAGCCGCGCCGACCTCGTCTCCTCGCTGGAGACCCTGGAGAACCAGGTACGCGACCTGGCTCAGGCCGGGTTCGGTTCGATCCCCGGTGGGCTCGATCGGTGCCCGGTCTCGGCGGAGCACGTCGCCGACCAGGAACTGGTCGCCGACCTGTACACCGACCTGTACGCGTTGCTGATCGACTGGTCGCGGCGGGCCCGCGAATCGGTGCAGGCCCGACCCGAGCAGTGGCCGGACGGAGCTGAACAGGCGGCGCTGGACCGCCTGCGGAAGGTCCTCGGCGGGGCGCCGCGGTCCCGGGTTGACACGCTGCCGGCAAATCATCGGATACCTGGAGTTTTCCCCACGGACGCAGCGATGCCGAACTCTTGA
- a CDS encoding ABC transporter ATP-binding protein — translation MTGEAVLTTVGLQVGYGSYVVLNDVNFTAAAGEIVTLVGLNGSGKSSFLKTLMGTNAALGGQILLGGQDITHWPTYRRVAAGIGFSPEARRVFPNMSVTGNLMLGAAALPRAQERAGIARVLELFPELAKRLEQRAGTLSGGEQQMLAIGRALMAGPRLLLVEEPSQGLAPVVVDRVYEALAGIVASGVAVLVAEQFQQVREDATDRIVAIDSGTLTEHRPDRAAQVMIRQEGLAT, via the coding sequence ATGACCGGCGAGGCGGTGCTGACCACCGTCGGACTGCAGGTCGGGTACGGCTCCTACGTCGTCCTCAACGACGTCAACTTCACCGCCGCGGCCGGGGAGATCGTGACCCTGGTGGGCCTGAACGGTTCCGGCAAGTCCTCGTTCCTGAAGACGCTGATGGGGACCAACGCCGCGCTGGGTGGGCAGATCCTGCTCGGCGGGCAGGACATCACGCACTGGCCCACCTACCGTCGGGTCGCGGCCGGGATCGGCTTCTCCCCCGAGGCCCGTCGGGTCTTCCCGAACATGAGCGTCACCGGCAACCTGATGCTCGGTGCCGCCGCACTGCCCCGCGCGCAGGAACGTGCCGGGATTGCGCGCGTCCTGGAACTGTTCCCGGAACTGGCCAAGCGCTTGGAACAGCGGGCCGGGACGTTGTCCGGCGGTGAGCAGCAGATGCTCGCCATCGGCCGGGCGCTCATGGCCGGGCCACGTCTGCTGCTGGTCGAGGAACCGTCCCAGGGCCTGGCCCCCGTCGTGGTCGACCGGGTCTACGAGGCGCTGGCCGGGATCGTCGCGAGTGGGGTCGCGGTGCTGGTCGCCGAGCAGTTCCAGCAGGTCCGCGAGGACGCCACCGACCGGATCGTGGCCATCGACTCCGGCACGTTGACCGAGCACCGGCCCGACCGGGCGGCACAAGTGATGATCCGTCAGGAAGGGCTGGCGACATGA
- a CDS encoding D-alanyl-D-alanine carboxypeptidase, translated as MATVGVAALGLGGLPAVAGVNPAPAPNQPATSTMGVNTGSALGADTGQGQLPAVPTIGGSQLSSPGVIEDPAAGALPYFDGTSYVIADATTGDILAARNPHGLYRPASTQKSLLALTMLPRLDADDTYTADRQDVNVEGTRVGMAAGQTYSINDLWYALFLRSGNDAALGLAKAGADGDLAKAVRMENEEAQRLQAYDTTVVSPSGLDEPGQFSSAYDLALFGRALLNRGDARKYMATQHWLFPGNVTATKKPADPAKIQINSENRLLGKYPGIIGVKPGYTTLAHNTDIVAAQRDGRTILVSLMGVPHPTVTQEAAALLDWGFAHDDEVTPVGQLVDPLSASQMTPEDDGFSSFSVIDKLPGKAASGLRYVPISLRWSAVSGGVAAMLFVAAGVLRVLGRRRWRRRLVTR; from the coding sequence GTGGCAACCGTCGGTGTTGCCGCGCTCGGCCTCGGTGGGTTGCCCGCCGTGGCGGGTGTGAATCCGGCGCCGGCGCCCAACCAGCCGGCCACCTCCACGATGGGGGTCAACACCGGCAGCGCCCTGGGGGCCGACACGGGTCAGGGCCAGCTCCCGGCCGTGCCGACCATCGGGGGCTCGCAGCTGTCCAGCCCCGGCGTGATCGAGGACCCGGCCGCCGGCGCGTTGCCGTACTTCGACGGAACCTCGTACGTGATCGCCGACGCGACCACCGGCGACATCCTCGCCGCCCGCAACCCGCACGGCCTGTACCGGCCGGCCAGCACCCAGAAGTCCCTGCTCGCGCTGACGATGCTCCCCCGCCTGGACGCGGACGACACCTACACCGCCGACAGGCAGGACGTGAACGTCGAGGGCACCCGGGTCGGCATGGCTGCGGGCCAGACGTACTCGATCAACGACCTCTGGTACGCGCTGTTCCTGCGTTCGGGCAACGACGCGGCCCTCGGACTGGCCAAGGCCGGCGCCGACGGCGACCTGGCCAAGGCCGTCCGGATGGAGAACGAGGAGGCCCAGCGCCTCCAGGCCTACGACACCACTGTGGTCAGCCCGAGCGGCCTGGACGAGCCCGGCCAGTTCTCCTCCGCCTACGACCTGGCCCTGTTCGGCCGAGCCCTGCTCAACCGCGGCGACGCGCGCAAGTACATGGCCACGCAGCACTGGCTGTTCCCGGGCAACGTCACGGCCACGAAGAAGCCGGCCGACCCGGCCAAGATCCAGATCAACTCCGAGAACCGGTTGCTGGGCAAGTACCCGGGCATCATCGGGGTGAAGCCGGGCTACACGACGCTGGCGCACAACACCGACATCGTCGCCGCCCAACGTGACGGCCGGACGATCCTGGTCTCGCTGATGGGTGTACCGCACCCGACGGTGACCCAAGAGGCTGCGGCCCTGCTCGACTGGGGCTTCGCCCACGACGACGAGGTCACCCCGGTCGGGCAACTGGTCGACCCTCTCTCGGCGAGCCAGATGACCCCGGAGGACGACGGATTCTCGTCGTTCTCGGTCATCGACAAGCTGCCCGGGAAGGCCGCCTCGGGCCTGCGGTACGTCCCGATCAGCCTGCGCTGGTCGGCGGTCTCCGGCGGTGTCGCCGCGATGCTGTTCGTCGCAGCCGGGGTGCTGCGCGTGCTCGGCCGCCGACGCTGGCGTCGGCGGCTCGTCACCCGCTGA
- a CDS encoding branched-chain amino acid ABC transporter ATP-binding protein/permease, with translation MTGQRSRIAVSPRTRPLVSSLTVGTAVAWIFAMVWPFAFADYQVFTASAAIPLAVASLGLLVLQGWAREISLASAGLFGTALYYFGYLERSDNLGKGIPWVGAALIAIAAVTALMVVVAAASVRLPGIYLVVITLGVQITLEKSVFTIGRLSGGISGGTELGQSITNPRPWFLGLPLRSDNSFYWFLLGWLVVIVLLLVRLRNSPAGRAFLLVGTDRQAAAAVGISPLRYRLAAFAVSGMLAGTAGVLGCWLYINPPVFTEYLAPSSLLLLAVPVLAGRDSIGWVLAVAAADELVPLWLEHDHVNSFLMAGVGLIGGGLVGPRGLGGWATDLRRRFLGDSDRAHLRRIAGRESAPADAVGDIVADWLGQRSARGGVALEVLDVGVHIDGLTVLDGVSLEVPEGSFCGLIGPNGAGKSTLLDVVSGFRPPDRGTVRLFGQDVTGAPAWRRPRAGMSRVFQSTRVIEDLTVADNLVLGAHHRLGSPTLAYLAGWREAWDASAAAERAARAVATMLAIDDRWDDRAGTLSFSGRRRIEIGRALLASPRILLLDEPAAGLDPNSSAAMFDLLRRLHGELGMTVVLVEHNVTAVLSTCDLVHVLAAGKVLAGGTPAEITANESVRANYLGNRLRFTASATG, from the coding sequence ATGACTGGGCAACGGTCTCGCATCGCGGTGAGCCCGCGGACCCGGCCGCTGGTCTCCAGCTTGACGGTGGGCACCGCCGTCGCCTGGATCTTCGCGATGGTCTGGCCGTTCGCGTTCGCCGACTACCAGGTGTTCACGGCCAGCGCCGCGATCCCGTTGGCCGTCGCCTCGCTGGGTCTGCTGGTCCTGCAGGGCTGGGCCCGGGAGATCTCGCTGGCCAGCGCAGGCCTGTTCGGCACGGCGCTGTACTACTTCGGCTACCTGGAACGGTCGGACAACCTCGGCAAGGGAATCCCGTGGGTGGGCGCGGCGCTGATCGCCATCGCCGCGGTAACGGCGCTGATGGTGGTCGTGGCCGCGGCCAGTGTGCGGCTGCCCGGTATCTACCTGGTGGTCATCACCCTCGGGGTGCAGATCACCTTGGAGAAGTCGGTATTCACGATCGGTCGGCTGTCCGGCGGAATCTCCGGGGGCACCGAACTCGGCCAGTCGATCACCAACCCCCGCCCGTGGTTCCTCGGTCTGCCGCTGCGCTCGGACAACTCGTTCTACTGGTTCCTGCTCGGCTGGCTGGTCGTGATCGTGCTGCTGCTGGTCCGGTTGCGGAACAGCCCGGCGGGTCGCGCGTTCCTGCTCGTGGGGACCGACCGGCAGGCCGCGGCGGCCGTCGGCATCTCACCGCTGCGGTACCGGCTCGCAGCGTTCGCCGTCTCCGGCATGCTGGCCGGCACGGCCGGGGTGCTCGGCTGCTGGCTGTACATCAACCCGCCGGTGTTCACCGAGTACCTGGCGCCGTCGTCGCTGTTGCTGCTGGCCGTGCCCGTGCTGGCCGGTCGCGACTCGATCGGCTGGGTGCTCGCGGTCGCGGCGGCCGACGAACTGGTGCCCCTCTGGCTCGAGCACGACCATGTCAACTCGTTCCTGATGGCCGGTGTCGGCCTCATCGGCGGCGGCCTGGTCGGGCCGCGCGGCCTGGGTGGTTGGGCGACGGACCTGCGGCGCCGCTTCCTCGGCGACAGCGACCGGGCGCACCTGCGTCGGATCGCCGGTCGGGAATCGGCACCGGCCGATGCGGTCGGTGACATCGTCGCGGACTGGCTCGGGCAGCGGTCGGCCCGCGGCGGCGTGGCGCTGGAGGTCCTCGACGTCGGCGTGCACATCGACGGTCTGACCGTGCTGGACGGCGTGAGCCTGGAGGTCCCGGAAGGCTCGTTCTGCGGCCTGATCGGGCCGAACGGCGCGGGTAAGAGCACCCTGCTCGACGTCGTCAGCGGATTCCGGCCCCCGGACCGTGGCACGGTCCGCCTGTTCGGCCAGGACGTGACCGGAGCACCGGCCTGGCGTCGCCCGCGGGCCGGGATGTCGCGGGTTTTTCAGTCCACCCGGGTCATCGAGGACCTCACCGTCGCGGACAACCTCGTGCTCGGCGCGCATCACCGCCTCGGCTCGCCCACACTGGCCTATCTGGCCGGGTGGCGCGAGGCCTGGGACGCCTCGGCCGCTGCCGAACGCGCGGCCCGCGCGGTCGCGACGATGCTGGCGATCGACGACCGCTGGGACGACCGGGCCGGCACGTTGTCGTTCTCCGGTCGTCGGCGGATCGAGATCGGCCGTGCCCTGCTGGCCTCGCCGCGCATCCTGCTGCTCGACGAGCCGGCCGCCGGGCTCGACCCGAACTCCTCGGCGGCGATGTTCGACCTGTTGCGCCGCCTGCACGGCGAGTTGGGCATGACCGTGGTGCTGGTCGAGCACAACGTGACCGCGGTGCTCTCGACGTGCGACCTGGTGCACGTCCTGGCCGCCGGGAAGGTGTTGGCCGGCGGGACGCCGGCGGAGATCACCGCCAACGAAAGCGTTCGCGCGAACTACCTGGGCAACCGACTGCGTTTCACCGCAAGCGCGACCGGTTGA
- a CDS encoding PIN domain-containing protein: protein MPFVVVYDANVLYPSTLRDLLIRIAQAGLVQAKWTEQILDEVFRSIAGNRPDLDAQRLDRTRTLMNAAIRDCLVAGYEPLVEALRLPDPDDRHVLAAAIKARAQVIVTNNVRDFPAAALQAWEMEAKAADDFVLDQIDISREAVYSAVQRIADARQNPPATLSEVLDQLERDGLVESAAALRQ, encoded by the coding sequence GTGCCGTTCGTCGTCGTGTACGACGCCAACGTGCTCTACCCGAGCACGTTGCGGGACCTGCTCATCCGGATCGCCCAAGCTGGGTTGGTCCAGGCGAAGTGGACCGAACAGATCCTCGACGAGGTGTTCAGAAGCATCGCCGGGAACCGGCCCGATCTCGACGCGCAAAGACTCGACCGCACCCGCACGCTGATGAACGCCGCTATCCGGGACTGCCTGGTCGCCGGCTACGAGCCGCTGGTCGAGGCGCTCCGGCTTCCCGACCCCGATGACCGCCACGTGCTCGCGGCGGCGATCAAGGCCCGCGCTCAGGTGATCGTCACCAACAACGTGAGGGACTTCCCCGCGGCGGCGCTGCAGGCTTGGGAGATGGAGGCGAAGGCGGCGGACGATTTCGTCCTCGACCAGATCGACATCAGCCGCGAAGCGGTCTACAGCGCGGTCCAGCGAATCGCCGACGCACGACAGAACCCGCCGGCCACCCTCTCCGAGGTCCTCGACCAGTTGGAGCGGGACGGGCTCGTCGAGTCTGCTGCCGCTCTGCGTCAGTAA